One part of the [Synechococcus] sp. NIES-970 genome encodes these proteins:
- a CDS encoding HlyD family secretion protein, putative, translated as MTTAPTTPKRSIPKILLIALPILLVGGFGVALVTYLLRPEVTQGIELSGRIEGYETNISAKVGGRIEAIAVREGDKVQKGQVLATLDSAELQASLDGAQARLNAAQQQVNQAQLQITVIENQIIEAQLTQRQAQDDTAGRVNAAQANVAAAQAQLAQAQAQVKQLEAELALAKADGDRFQELYESGVVSQQRLEQAQTQYLATKESLDARRAVVTAAAEQVKTAEGNLTQTQASQFNPDIRAVQVQRLQTQLAQGQAQLSAAQAQVQNAQANYNEIAAKLKDLELVSPIDGVVLTRTAEPGEVVAMGKTLLTLVNLEDVYLRGFIPEQEVGVIQIGQGAAVFLDSAPDEPLRATVAAIDTEASFTPENIYFRDDRVTQVFGLKLQIENESGFAKPGMPADATILTDATQNVRR; from the coding sequence ATGACTACCGCCCCAACGACCCCAAAAAGGAGCATTCCAAAAATTCTCCTGATCGCGCTGCCGATCCTCTTGGTGGGGGGCTTCGGAGTTGCTCTGGTGACATATTTACTCCGTCCAGAGGTCACCCAGGGCATTGAACTCAGCGGCCGCATCGAGGGCTACGAAACGAATATCAGTGCCAAGGTGGGTGGCCGCATCGAGGCGATCGCCGTCCGGGAGGGAGACAAAGTACAAAAGGGTCAAGTCCTCGCTACCCTTGATAGTGCAGAATTACAAGCTTCCCTAGATGGAGCCCAGGCAAGGCTCAACGCTGCCCAGCAGCAGGTGAACCAAGCCCAACTACAAATCACTGTGATCGAAAATCAGATCATCGAAGCCCAGCTCACCCAACGGCAAGCCCAGGATGACACCGCCGGACGGGTCAATGCCGCCCAAGCTAATGTTGCTGCCGCCCAAGCCCAACTCGCCCAGGCCCAAGCCCAAGTGAAACAACTGGAAGCAGAACTGGCCCTCGCCAAAGCCGATGGCGATCGCTTTCAAGAATTGTACGAATCCGGTGTGGTTTCTCAACAGCGATTAGAGCAGGCCCAAACCCAATACTTAGCCACAAAGGAAAGTCTGGATGCCCGCCGCGCCGTCGTGACTGCTGCCGCTGAACAGGTGAAGACCGCTGAAGGAAATCTCACCCAAACCCAAGCCAGCCAATTTAACCCCGACATCCGTGCTGTTCAAGTGCAACGGCTCCAAACCCAACTCGCCCAAGGCCAAGCACAACTCAGTGCCGCCCAAGCCCAAGTGCAAAATGCCCAAGCCAATTACAACGAAATCGCCGCCAAACTCAAAGATTTAGAATTGGTCAGTCCTATCGATGGGGTGGTTTTGACGCGCACTGCTGAACCGGGGGAAGTGGTGGCAATGGGTAAAACTCTGTTAACTCTGGTGAATTTAGAGGATGTATATCTGCGGGGCTTTATTCCCGAACAAGAAGTAGGGGTGATTCAAATCGGGCAAGGGGCAGCGGTGTTTTTAGACTCTGCACCAGACGAACCATTACGGGCAACGGTGGCGGCGATCGATACGGAGGCCTCGTTTACGCCGGAGAATATTTATTTTCGGGATGATCGCGTCACCCAGGTCTTTGGTTTGAAATTGCAAATCGAGAATGAATCCGGGTTTGCCAAACCTGGGATGCCGGCAGATGCAACGATTTTGACGGATGCGACCCAAAATGTGCGGCGATAG
- a CDS encoding ABC transporter ATP-binding component, which yields MMTATDNHSTFNNGLRYGETMIQVSGLRKNYGAVEAVRGIDFSVKAGEIFGLIGPDGAGKTSTFQILAGVMGATAGLVTMLGKTAQESRLEVGYLTQQFSLYLDLSILENLRYVAGLRHVGDKEFGDRHRHLLKLMNLDQFPNRLARQLSGGMKQKLALCCALIAQPKILLLDEPTTGVDPVSRREFWDLLAGIAAQGVTIVTATPYLDEAERCHRIALIYEGKIQQLGTLGELQQNLGLHRLELRATPLTTAEKLLRNHAPETVMDVQSFGDRLDILTPDVKQARQEITQVFGSANIQLQSLEANEPTLENVFVNHLRQQGADPAYKPFPYYRKRGNFKSASPKIAISAQQLQKTFGEFQAVKNVTFDVHYGEIYGLLGANGAGKTTTIKMICGLLPATAGVMQLAGETQNFHRSAVRSRLGYMSQKFTLYDDLTIQQNLEFYCGVYGIPRKLRREKITWVLETCGLLGREKITTGSLPGGWKQRVAFGASVMHEPDILFLDEPTSGVDPVARRQFWRLIRDFAGQGTAVLVTTHYLEEAENCNRMAFMVAGEIVAQGSPTEIKAAQPGQLIELCTNHIQRSSDLLKEKLDHWRVSIFGDRLHLVLDHPAEELDFIQQTLQQAGIEIYSQRPIPFTLEDAFIGTVQRAEA from the coding sequence ATGATGACAGCAACGGATAATCATTCAACCTTTAACAACGGGTTGCGCTACGGGGAAACGATGATCCAGGTGTCGGGACTGCGGAAAAATTATGGTGCGGTGGAGGCGGTACGGGGGATCGATTTTTCGGTAAAAGCAGGGGAAATTTTTGGCCTGATTGGGCCGGATGGAGCTGGGAAAACGAGCACATTCCAGATTTTGGCGGGGGTGATGGGGGCAACGGCTGGCTTGGTGACGATGCTCGGCAAAACAGCCCAGGAATCCCGTTTAGAAGTAGGTTATTTGACACAACAGTTTTCGCTGTATCTGGATTTGAGCATCCTAGAAAATCTACGTTATGTAGCGGGTTTGCGCCATGTGGGAGATAAAGAGTTTGGCGATCGCCACCGCCACTTACTGAAATTAATGAACCTGGATCAATTTCCAAATCGTTTAGCGCGGCAGTTGTCAGGGGGAATGAAACAGAAACTCGCGTTATGTTGTGCATTGATCGCCCAGCCAAAAATTTTGTTGCTCGATGAGCCGACGACGGGGGTTGATCCGGTGTCGCGGCGGGAGTTTTGGGATTTACTGGCGGGGATTGCGGCCCAGGGGGTAACGATTGTCACAGCGACGCCCTATCTGGATGAGGCGGAACGGTGTCATCGCATTGCCCTGATTTATGAGGGGAAAATTCAGCAGCTTGGCACACTGGGGGAATTGCAACAAAATTTAGGCTTGCATCGCTTGGAATTACGGGCGACTCCCCTAACCACAGCAGAAAAATTGCTACGCAACCATGCGCCGGAAACGGTGATGGATGTGCAATCCTTTGGCGATCGCCTCGACATTTTGACCCCCGATGTAAAGCAAGCCCGGCAGGAAATTACCCAAGTTTTCGGCAGCGCAAATATTCAACTGCAAAGCTTGGAGGCCAATGAACCGACCCTCGAAAATGTCTTTGTAAACCATCTGCGGCAGCAAGGGGCCGATCCCGCATATAAACCCTTTCCCTATTACCGTAAACGGGGTAATTTCAAATCGGCATCCCCAAAAATCGCAATTTCTGCCCAACAATTACAAAAAACCTTTGGGGAATTTCAGGCGGTAAAAAATGTCACCTTCGATGTCCACTACGGCGAAATTTATGGGCTCCTCGGCGCCAATGGGGCAGGTAAAACCACCACGATTAAAATGATCTGCGGCTTACTCCCTGCAACGGCAGGGGTGATGCAGTTGGCCGGAGAAACGCAAAATTTCCACCGTTCCGCAGTGCGATCGCGGCTGGGATACATGAGCCAAAAATTCACTCTCTACGATGACTTAACGATTCAGCAAAATTTGGAATTTTACTGTGGGGTATATGGGATTCCCCGAAAATTGCGGCGGGAAAAAATTACCTGGGTTTTAGAAACCTGCGGCTTGCTCGGTCGGGAAAAAATCACGACAGGTAGCTTACCGGGGGGCTGGAAACAGCGGGTGGCATTTGGCGCGTCGGTGATGCATGAGCCGGATATTTTATTTCTCGATGAACCGACTTCGGGGGTAGACCCGGTGGCACGGCGGCAATTTTGGCGTTTGATTCGGGATTTTGCCGGACAAGGGACGGCGGTCCTGGTGACGACCCATTATTTAGAAGAGGCGGAAAACTGTAATCGCATGGCGTTTATGGTGGCGGGGGAGATTGTGGCCCAAGGTTCCCCGACGGAGATTAAGGCGGCGCAACCGGGGCAATTGATTGAGCTTTGTACCAACCACATTCAGCGCAGTTCGGATTTACTCAAGGAAAAATTAGATCATTGGCGGGTGTCCATTTTTGGCGATCGCCTGCACCTCGTTTTAGATCATCCCGCCGAAGAATTAGATTTTATTCAGCAAACCTTACAGCAAGCAGGGATTGAAATTTATAGCCAGCGCCCCATTCCCTTTACCCTCGAAGATGCTTTTATTGGCACAGTGCAACGGGCGGAGGCATAA
- a CDS encoding ABC-2 type transporter protein yields the protein MGLKRILSQAKKELAQFSRDRLTVALALVLPLGMLLIYGYAIRLETKNIPLSIQDFDNSPLSRSYVERLFATNQFIPTPLAGTSPLSSLDQGTAKATIVIPPTFAEDVAAGNGKVQALIDGTDVNNARVIQNSVRAVTNFFSQTLPNVQPPEGIRARVRIWFNPGREEALYIVPGIFGVVFWVFPSMLAAIAVVREKEQGTAIQVYASDLSATEWLLGKGLAYWLVAIAEALVVMGVSFLLFHLRLQTNPIPLLVGTAIYLAAAVSFGLFIGARGGNQNAAVQGTAILGFLTSFLLSGFIYRLENIPFPLSLISNIIPARYYILLTRDAFVRGSGWRSIWYVPIVVGIMGLILFRAATKSMKKMQLSE from the coding sequence ATGGGTCTGAAACGAATTTTATCCCAAGCAAAAAAGGAACTGGCACAGTTTAGCCGCGATCGCCTCACCGTTGCCTTAGCGTTGGTGCTGCCCTTGGGGATGCTATTAATTTACGGCTATGCGATCCGTTTAGAAACAAAAAATATTCCCCTGAGCATTCAGGATTTCGATAATTCCCCCTTGAGTCGCAGCTATGTGGAACGGCTTTTTGCCACCAATCAATTTATCCCCACGCCCCTTGCTGGAACTTCCCCCCTATCGTCGTTGGATCAAGGCACCGCCAAAGCGACCATCGTCATTCCCCCAACATTTGCAGAAGATGTGGCGGCGGGCAATGGGAAAGTACAAGCGCTCATTGACGGGACAGACGTGAATAATGCGCGGGTCATCCAAAACAGTGTGCGGGCGGTGACTAACTTTTTTAGCCAAACCCTACCCAATGTCCAACCCCCCGAAGGGATTCGTGCCAGGGTCAGGATTTGGTTTAATCCTGGTCGTGAGGAAGCCCTATATATTGTGCCGGGAATTTTTGGCGTCGTCTTTTGGGTATTTCCTTCAATGCTGGCGGCGATCGCCGTGGTGCGGGAAAAGGAACAGGGAACCGCAATTCAAGTCTACGCCTCGGATCTGAGTGCCACCGAATGGCTTTTGGGTAAAGGCCTGGCTTACTGGCTGGTGGCGATCGCCGAAGCCCTTGTTGTAATGGGCGTCTCGTTTCTCCTTTTCCATCTCCGCTTACAAACCAATCCCATACCGCTGCTTGTCGGCACAGCGATTTATCTGGCGGCGGCAGTGTCGTTTGGGTTATTTATCGGTGCCAGGGGCGGCAACCAAAATGCCGCAGTCCAAGGCACAGCCATTTTAGGTTTTCTTACTTCTTTTTTACTCTCCGGCTTCATTTATCGCCTTGAAAATATTCCCTTTCCGTTATCCTTGATTTCTAATATTATTCCCGCCCGCTACTATATTTTGCTTACCCGCGATGCCTTTGTGCGGGGCAGTGGTTGGCGCAGTATTTGGTACGTGCCGATTGTTGTTGGCATCATGGGATTAATTCTCTTTCGGGCAGCCACAAAATCCATGAAAAAAATGCAGTTATCGGAGTAA
- a CDS encoding ABC-2 type transporter protein, which produces MIKNNLLQRFFDGRFWALVLKEIQQILKSRQSVFLLIFPPTIQLLVFGLALSPNVDHLSLGLVDYANSAQSREFVSALIENDIFQITAAPTNETQLQQKVRNGQLTAGLIIPPNFDRDLNQGSSAEVQVFIDGVDANTAGIANGYLNQIVNHYNQQKNAVFNTLPIESQSRFLYNPGLTSSWFFVPGVIGVVLTLTGSLISSITVIREKDVGTLEQLLMTPASSGEILLAKIVPLFILLMGDVLIASAMGRFIFHLPFRGNFLIFYLLSGLYVFVSIGLGILLATLSRTQQQVVLTSFFFNAPIIQLSGAIAPIESMPKFFQILSWFDPLRHYVAIARSLVLKGVALEALFPNIIALCLCAAFLLTVSIRRFRSQLN; this is translated from the coding sequence ATGATAAAAAATAATTTACTACAACGTTTTTTTGATGGTCGGTTCTGGGCTTTAGTTCTGAAAGAAATTCAGCAAATTCTTAAAAGTCGCCAATCTGTTTTTCTTCTCATTTTTCCACCCACAATTCAATTATTAGTTTTTGGTTTGGCTCTCAGTCCCAATGTAGATCACCTCAGTTTAGGCTTGGTAGACTATGCTAATTCTGCCCAAAGTCGCGAATTTGTTTCGGCCTTAATTGAAAATGACATTTTTCAAATTACTGCGGCCCCAACAAACGAAACTCAATTGCAACAAAAGGTACGCAACGGTCAATTAACCGCAGGTTTGATTATTCCCCCAAATTTTGATCGGGACTTAAATCAGGGTAGCTCTGCGGAGGTACAAGTTTTTATTGATGGGGTTGATGCGAACACTGCAGGCATTGCCAATGGTTATCTGAATCAAATTGTTAATCACTACAATCAACAAAAGAATGCCGTCTTTAATACATTGCCAATCGAAAGTCAGAGCCGTTTCTTGTACAATCCCGGTTTGACCAGTAGTTGGTTCTTTGTGCCGGGGGTAATTGGGGTGGTGCTGACTTTGACGGGTTCATTGATTTCTTCGATTACCGTGATCCGCGAAAAGGATGTTGGCACATTGGAGCAGTTGTTGATGACTCCGGCATCTAGCGGAGAAATTTTGCTCGCTAAAATTGTGCCATTGTTTATTCTTTTAATGGGGGATGTTTTAATTGCTTCGGCAATGGGAAGGTTTATTTTTCATTTGCCATTCCGAGGTAATTTTTTGATTTTTTATCTCCTCTCTGGACTCTATGTTTTTGTCAGTATCGGTTTAGGTATTTTGCTCGCTACCCTGTCTCGTACCCAGCAACAAGTTGTTTTAACGTCCTTCTTTTTTAATGCGCCGATTATCCAACTCTCTGGGGCGATCGCCCCGATTGAGAGTATGCCAAAATTTTTCCAGATACTCTCGTGGTTTGACCCGTTGCGCCATTATGTGGCGATCGCCCGTAGCTTGGTGCTCAAAGGTGTCGCCCTTGAGGCGCTTTTCCCGAATATTATTGCCCTTTGTCTCTGCGCTGCTTTTCTTTTGACCGTCAGTATCCGTCGTTTCCGCTCTCAATTGAACTAA
- a CDS encoding two-component response regulator, with translation MANLMKRILVVDDDLILQKILENLLQQAGYDVAIASSGEQGLEVWPEFQPNLIVSDVRMPKMDGFELCRRIRAQPSGDLLPFLFLSSQADLENRLEGHFSGADDYIVKPFEMKELLAKIERQLARLEKIQSEIQRLTEQAPPQETQSEPDPLPLTPAEMRVFREVVQGWTNKQISDHLYVSPRTVQTHLSSILNKLNLENRSQLVRFAYENGYEKPMDIT, from the coding sequence ATGGCCAATCTAATGAAACGAATTCTCGTGGTTGATGATGACCTAATCTTGCAAAAGATTTTAGAAAATCTATTGCAACAAGCAGGTTATGATGTGGCGATCGCCTCATCCGGAGAACAGGGGTTAGAAGTGTGGCCAGAATTTCAACCCAACTTGATCGTCTCCGATGTGCGTATGCCAAAAATGGATGGCTTTGAGCTCTGCCGGCGGATTCGTGCCCAACCCTCTGGAGATCTACTGCCATTTTTATTCCTCTCAAGTCAGGCCGATCTAGAGAATCGCCTAGAAGGGCATTTTTCAGGGGCAGATGACTATATCGTCAAACCCTTTGAAATGAAGGAACTCTTGGCAAAAATCGAACGGCAGCTGGCGCGACTGGAGAAAATTCAATCAGAAATACAGCGTCTAACCGAACAAGCACCCCCCCAGGAAACCCAAAGTGAGCCCGACCCATTACCTCTGACCCCAGCAGAAATGCGGGTCTTTCGGGAAGTTGTACAGGGATGGACCAATAAGCAAATCAGTGACCATCTCTATGTGAGCCCGCGCACCGTACAGACCCACCTCAGCAGTATTTTGAATAAATTGAATCTGGAAAATCGTTCTCAATTGGTACGGTTTGCCTATGAAAATGGCTACGAAAAACCCATGGACATAACCTAA
- the cruF gene encoding gamma-carotene 1' hydroxylase has product MKLKLKPEEYLLWGHGLAMAFGLAGLLLVLPNADFIASLPEFGRVAFRLSMANGGVMYMLLGMAAVTVYAYRTLSKRYLFSFLIPALTISVSAELLGTSTGFPFGAYHYTSGLGYKIAGLVPFTIPLSWFYLGFSSFLIARVGLQKYNLPRWVYSLSAIALGALLLTSWDFVLDPGMSQTAVPFWEWEVVGPFFGMPYENFSGWFGTGAIFMGIASLFWGQAPLHLSREQLQLPFVMYLFNFTFATMMSIGGGIYPPIFLGILLGLGPVVALYFSIPKANEMTTVIPIVDGTSTNIPVGAGR; this is encoded by the coding sequence ATGAAGCTTAAGCTCAAACCGGAAGAATATTTATTGTGGGGTCATGGGTTAGCCATGGCATTTGGTCTTGCAGGCTTATTGCTTGTTTTACCAAATGCAGATTTTATTGCGAGTTTGCCAGAATTCGGCAGGGTGGCCTTTCGTTTGTCGATGGCCAATGGTGGCGTGATGTATATGCTCTTAGGGATGGCGGCAGTGACGGTCTATGCTTATCGCACCCTCTCGAAGAGATATTTATTTTCTTTTCTCATCCCAGCCCTGACGATATCGGTATCGGCGGAACTACTGGGCACAAGCACGGGGTTTCCCTTTGGGGCTTATCACTACACCAGTGGCCTCGGTTACAAGATCGCGGGTTTGGTTCCATTTACAATTCCTCTTTCTTGGTTTTATCTGGGTTTCAGCAGCTTTTTGATCGCCCGGGTGGGTTTGCAGAAATATAATCTACCCCGTTGGGTATATTCCCTGAGTGCGATCGCCCTCGGTGCTTTATTGCTGACCTCTTGGGATTTTGTCTTGGATCCTGGCATGAGCCAGACCGCTGTACCCTTCTGGGAATGGGAAGTGGTGGGGCCTTTCTTTGGGATGCCCTATGAGAATTTTTCTGGTTGGTTCGGTACGGGCGCAATTTTTATGGGCATTGCCAGTCTGTTTTGGGGTCAGGCACCATTACATCTTTCTCGAGAACAGTTACAACTGCCCTTTGTGATGTATCTGTTTAACTTTACCTTTGCCACCATGATGAGCATTGGTGGGGGAATTTATCCTCCCATCTTCCTGGGGATTTTGTTGGGTCTAGGGCCAGTGGTCGCTTTATATTTCAGCATTCCCAAAGCCAATGAAATGACAACGGTCATTCCGATAGTTGATGGCACTTCGACAAACATTCCGGTAGGTGCGGGTCGTTAA
- the cruG gene encoding glycosyl transferase family protein: protein MDGFSPMWLGAMCLAGLLLQGSGALVVVARLMKGAVRRSPLTPKSSEPQNLASVTVVVPSLNEVERIQPCLDGLSHQGYEVREILVVDSNSTDGTREKVLAQTETDPRFRLLTDDPLPQGWVGRPWALNWGFTHSSPGSEWFLGVDADTQPQRGMIASLLAAAEEEGFDLVSLSPQFILRSPGEWWLQPALLMTLLFRFDVAGIRQPDQDSVMANGQCFLCRRAVLEKVGGYQSAAGSFCDDVTLARNIAKAGYKVGFLDGAKIIKVRMYEGMRETWEEWGRSLDLKDATSRTELWGQLWLLTAVQGLPIPLTMLLFGLVEEGFRGLFLSLWLGLNLFLLLVRFGMLLAISGSYDRRLSPGKSALLFWLSPFADPFAVARIFLSARQKPKTWRGRVYS, encoded by the coding sequence ATGGATGGGTTTTCGCCGATGTGGTTGGGGGCAATGTGCCTGGCCGGACTCCTGCTTCAAGGGAGTGGTGCTTTAGTTGTCGTTGCTAGGTTGATGAAAGGGGCCGTGCGGCGATCGCCTTTGACGCCCAAGTCCTCTGAGCCACAAAATTTAGCTTCGGTGACAGTGGTCGTGCCGAGCTTAAACGAAGTGGAGCGGATCCAACCCTGTCTCGATGGCCTCAGTCACCAGGGCTATGAGGTGCGGGAAATTTTGGTAGTTGATAGCAACTCCACCGATGGCACCCGGGAAAAGGTATTGGCCCAGACAGAAACAGACCCGCGCTTTCGTCTGTTAACCGATGACCCGCTGCCCCAGGGCTGGGTAGGTCGTCCCTGGGCGCTCAATTGGGGCTTTACCCATAGTTCTCCAGGGAGTGAATGGTTCTTGGGGGTCGATGCAGATACCCAACCCCAACGGGGGATGATTGCCAGTCTCTTGGCAGCCGCCGAGGAGGAAGGCTTTGATCTGGTTTCCCTCTCGCCCCAGTTTATTTTGCGATCGCCTGGGGAATGGTGGCTCCAACCGGCATTGTTAATGACCCTACTCTTCCGCTTTGATGTGGCGGGGATTCGCCAACCGGATCAAGATTCGGTGATGGCCAATGGCCAATGTTTTCTCTGTCGGCGGGCTGTGCTCGAAAAAGTGGGTGGCTACCAGTCGGCGGCGGGTTCTTTCTGTGATGACGTCACCCTGGCGCGCAACATTGCCAAGGCGGGTTATAAAGTCGGATTTTTGGATGGGGCGAAGATTATTAAGGTACGCATGTATGAAGGGATGCGGGAAACCTGGGAGGAATGGGGGCGATCGCTTGATTTAAAAGATGCCACCTCCCGGACAGAGTTGTGGGGCCAGTTGTGGTTATTAACGGCGGTGCAGGGACTACCGATTCCCCTGACGATGTTGCTATTTGGCCTTGTGGAAGAAGGCTTTAGGGGTTTATTTCTCTCCCTTTGGTTGGGGCTAAATCTCTTCTTGCTGCTGGTACGCTTCGGGATGCTCCTGGCCATTTCTGGTTCCTATGACCGCCGATTAAGCCCAGGAAAAAGTGCCCTCTTATTTTGGTTATCTCCTTTCGCTGACCCCTTTGCCGTGGCGCGGATTTTTCTCTCGGCGCGGCAAAAACCAAAAACATGGCGGGGGCGGGTGTACAGCTAA
- the purT gene encoding phosphoribosylglycinamide formyltransferase 2, which produces MAIALPKKIMLLGAGELGKEVAIAAQRLGNTVIAVDRYDNAPAMQVADQREVISMLDGAALEAVIRKHQPDLIVPEVEAIRTEKLMALEEAGYTVIPTAAATNFTMNRDRIRDLASEELGLRTAKYAYATSLDELKIVAKDIGFPNVIKPVMSSSGKGQSVVKTPAELEQAWDYAIAGARGDTAKIIIEEFINFEVEITLLTIRQWQGETLFCPAIAHRQERGDYQESWQPVGLTEAQIQAAQNIARQVTDTLGGAGIFGVEFFITKDEVIFSELSPRPHDTGMVTLISQNLNEFELHLRAILGLPIPTIELLSPAASAVILATESSDQITFTGVAEALAIPDTDLRLFGKPDARPYRRMGVALAKGKTATEARQKAATAAAQVKIV; this is translated from the coding sequence ATGGCGATCGCCTTACCGAAAAAAATCATGCTCTTGGGTGCTGGAGAACTGGGAAAAGAAGTGGCGATCGCTGCCCAGCGGTTAGGAAATACCGTCATTGCCGTGGATCGCTATGACAATGCCCCAGCAATGCAGGTGGCCGACCAGCGGGAAGTGATTTCCATGCTTGATGGGGCCGCCCTCGAAGCCGTGATTCGGAAACATCAACCCGATCTGATCGTGCCAGAAGTCGAAGCGATCCGCACCGAAAAACTGATGGCATTGGAAGAAGCTGGCTACACTGTGATCCCCACCGCCGCCGCCACAAATTTCACCATGAACCGCGATCGCATCCGCGACCTCGCCAGTGAAGAATTGGGCCTACGCACCGCGAAATACGCCTATGCCACCAGCCTAGATGAACTCAAAATCGTCGCCAAAGACATTGGTTTTCCGAATGTGATCAAACCGGTGATGTCTTCCTCCGGGAAAGGGCAATCTGTCGTGAAAACCCCTGCCGAATTAGAACAAGCTTGGGACTATGCGATCGCCGGCGCGCGCGGGGATACGGCCAAAATCATCATTGAAGAATTCATCAACTTTGAGGTAGAAATCACCCTCCTGACAATCCGCCAGTGGCAGGGAGAGACATTATTCTGTCCGGCGATCGCCCACCGCCAAGAGCGGGGAGATTACCAAGAATCTTGGCAGCCCGTTGGGTTAACCGAAGCGCAAATCCAAGCGGCCCAGAACATTGCCCGCCAAGTCACCGACACACTAGGGGGCGCTGGCATTTTCGGCGTCGAATTTTTTATCACCAAAGATGAAGTGATTTTCTCAGAATTGTCCCCCCGGCCCCACGACACAGGCATGGTGACCCTCATTTCCCAAAATTTAAACGAATTTGAACTGCACCTGCGGGCGATTCTCGGTTTGCCGATTCCCACCATTGAGCTATTGAGCCCTGCTGCCAGTGCGGTGATTCTCGCCACGGAAAGTAGTGATCAAATTACTTTCACGGGGGTCGCCGAAGCCCTGGCCATTCCCGACACCGATTTACGCCTTTTTGGGAAACCCGATGCCCGTCCCTACCGCCGCATGGGTGTCGCCCTCGCCAAAGGAAAAACTGCCACCGAAGCGCGCCAGAAGGCAGCCACCGCAGCGGCCCAGGTCAAAATTGTCTAG